The Cellulosimicrobium sp. ES-005 genome segment CGCGTCATGATCCCGACGTGCAGCGTCTCTAGAGAGGGCTGAGCCCGACGAAGAGCCGATCGACGGAGACGAGCACAGAGGGAGTCCAGATGGTGATGACAGACACGGGTGCGCGGAGAGCTCGCCGTGAAGGGCGATGGCTCGCCGCCGTGGTGCTCGCGCTGGGTGCGGTCCTCGCTCCCGGTGCGGTCACGGCAGCGGCTGACGTCGAGCCGGGTGACACGGTCCATGTCGGCGGCAGGGAGGGGTACGGGGGCACCGGCCTGTTCCCGATCCGGTCCGACGGCACGCCGACCGGGGAGGTGGACTACTGGGCGTACTGCCTCGAGCACGACGTCTCCGCGCGGACCGGGGTCGTCGGCACCGTGGGTGACCTCGACGAGTACCTGGGCGAGAACTACTTCACGGATCCCGCGGTCCAGGGCAAGGTTCTCTGGGTCCTGGCGCACAGCTACCCGGCGTTGAGCCTGGAGGAGTTCGGCGTCGCTGCGGGGGTTCCCGGGATCTCCCGGAACGACGCGATCGAGGCGACGCAGTACGCGATCTGGCGGTACACCGACCTCACCTGGGACGCGGCGTGGAACTTCGAGACGCCTGCCTCCGAGGCGGCGTACTGGTACCTCGTCGAGGGTGCCAACGCGAGCCCCGGGCTCACCCCCGCGGAGCTGGAGGTGACCGCGTCGATCTCGGCTCCGGTCGCACCTCAGCGCGCGGGGTCTCTCGTGGGCCCCTTCGTCGTGAGCACCAACCAGCCCACGGTCTCCGTGTCCGTCGACCCGACGGTCGCGGTCACCGACGGGAGCGGGAGCCCGGTCGACCTGGCGGGAGTCGTCGACGGGCAGGAGCTCTTCCTGGACCTGCGCGACTCGACCACGGCGGGCGAGGCCGTGGTCCGGGTGACGGCGGCCGGCTCCAGCAGCACCGGCAGGATCATCTCGGTCCCGACGGTCACCGGGGGCACTCCCACCGGGAGCGATCACGCGCAGACGATCGTCCTGGTGACCCCGAGCACCACCAGGACGAGCGCGGAGGCCTCGGCGTCGTGGTCCGCCGTGCCCGCCGCCGCCGATCCGGTGATCGGGACCTCGCTGGTCGACTCGGCCGACGGTGACCGCGTGCTGCCGTGGAACGGCGGCACCGTGATCGACACGATCGCCTATCAGAACCTGACGCCGGGGGTCGAGCACACCGTGACCGGTGAGCTCGTGCGCAAGTCCGACGGCACCGGCACGGGGATCACGGGCTCGACGACGTTCACGCCGGCCGAGGCGAACGGTTCCGTCGAGGTCTCGTTCGTCGTCCCCGCCGGCTACGCGGGCGAGGCTCTGGTCGCCTTCGAGCGGCTGCGCGTCGGCACGGAGACGACCGGCGACCCGGTCGCCGCGCACGAGGACATCGACGACGCGGCGCAGACGGTGACGATCGAGGCGCTGCCGCAGACGCCGGCCCCGGTGATCGGGACGTCGCTCGTCGACTCCGCGGACGGTGACCGCGTGCTGCCGTGGGACGGCGGCACCGTCGTCGACACGGTCTCCTACCAGAACCTCGTGCCCGGGACCGAGTACACCGTGACCGGTGAGCTCGTGCGCACGTCCGACGGCACGGGCACGGGCATCACGGGGTCGACGACGTTCACCCCGGCCGAGCCGAACGGTTCGGTCGACGTCTCGTTCGTCGTTCCCGCGGGCCATGCCGGTGAGACGCTCGTCGCCTTCGAGGAGCTCCGTGCCGGGACCGACACCACCGCCGTCCCGGTCGCTGAGCACACGGACCTCGACGACGCGGCGCAGACCGTCACCGTCGAGGCCGCGCCGGTGACCGCGGCGAGCCCGACCGAGGGCGACCTGCCCGCGACCGGCGTCGGCATGACCGGCGCCGCCGTCGGGGCCGCCGCGCTGCTCCTCCTCGGCACGGCCTTCGTGCTCGCCCGACGCGCGCGAGCGCGAGCCTGACCCTGCCCGGTCACGCCGGCTCGGGACCTGCCCGCCCAGGGGGTGCGGGCAGGTCCCGAGGCCCCTCGGTGCCGGGCGCGAGGCCCTCCCTCTCCCCGGCCCCACGACGGACGGACGGTCCGGACGAGGTCGGGCCGCCGGCCGAGGCGGTCGCGGGCCGGTCGGCCGGCGGCGCTCAGGCCGCGGGCGCCGCGTGCATCTGCGCGTACGCCCCGCCGGCGGCGACGAGCTCGTCGTGGCTGCCGACCTCGACGACGCGGCCGTGGTCCATGACGACGATGCGGTCGGCGCCGCGGACGGTGGAGAGCCGGTGCGCGACGACGAA includes the following:
- a CDS encoding VaFE repeat-containing surface-anchored protein, whose product is MVMTDTGARRARREGRWLAAVVLALGAVLAPGAVTAAADVEPGDTVHVGGREGYGGTGLFPIRSDGTPTGEVDYWAYCLEHDVSARTGVVGTVGDLDEYLGENYFTDPAVQGKVLWVLAHSYPALSLEEFGVAAGVPGISRNDAIEATQYAIWRYTDLTWDAAWNFETPASEAAYWYLVEGANASPGLTPAELEVTASISAPVAPQRAGSLVGPFVVSTNQPTVSVSVDPTVAVTDGSGSPVDLAGVVDGQELFLDLRDSTTAGEAVVRVTAAGSSSTGRIISVPTVTGGTPTGSDHAQTIVLVTPSTTRTSAEASASWSAVPAAADPVIGTSLVDSADGDRVLPWNGGTVIDTIAYQNLTPGVEHTVTGELVRKSDGTGTGITGSTTFTPAEANGSVEVSFVVPAGYAGEALVAFERLRVGTETTGDPVAAHEDIDDAAQTVTIEALPQTPAPVIGTSLVDSADGDRVLPWDGGTVVDTVSYQNLVPGTEYTVTGELVRTSDGTGTGITGSTTFTPAEPNGSVDVSFVVPAGHAGETLVAFEELRAGTDTTAVPVAEHTDLDDAAQTVTVEAAPVTAASPTEGDLPATGVGMTGAAVGAAALLLLGTAFVLARRARARA